Part of the Sodalinema gerasimenkoae IPPAS B-353 genome is shown below.
GGGCGATCGCCGGAATCCCGAGGGCCGCAATGTCAGCGATTTCTTTGAGGAGTAAATCGAGGCTAAAGCGATAGCAGCCGGGCATGGACGCCACTTCGACTTTCTGATTTTCCCCTTCCATGACAAACATGGGGTAAATCAGATCGTTGACGGACAAATCAGTTTCCCGAACCATACGCCGTAGGGATTCGTTGCGACGCAAGCGGCGGGGACGTTGGATCAGGTCGAGGACGTAGGAAGATGTGGACATATTTGAAAGGATGAGGCGTTAGTGCTAGTTCGGACTAAAAAGAGATGGCTACAAGGAGATGTTAAGCTGTGATGCAGAAAGACGGAGGTTGACGTCAGAGGCGATCGCCGATTATCGCGATGATTTTAGCCAACCATCGAAGCATGGTACGTCATTAGCGGGGACGGGGTAAACATTCCGTAATGTTCTGCAACATCCAGCAATGGAGGCATCTGGGATTCTTGAGAATTCTCTTCAGGACCCGATTCAGTAAAATGTGGATCAGTTGCCCTTCATGGTTCTAGTTTGATGACCCCTACCGTCGATTATCTCCGCATCAGTCTGATCGATCGCTGCAACTTCCGCTGTCAATACTGTATGCCCGATGGCGATGAACTTGACTATGTTTTGCAACAAAATCTCTTAACGCGCCAGGAACTCCTGAGCCTCTTGCAAGAGATCTTTATTCCCCTGGGCTTTCGTCGCTTCCGACTCACGGGCGGGGAACCCCTATTACGGCCTGACGTGGTGGCGATCGCCCGTGACATTGCTGCCCTCCCGGAAACTGAGGATTTAGCCATGACCACCAATGGCTTCTTACTGGCCCAACTGGCCCAACCTCTCTACGACGCGGGACTGCATCGCCTCAATATTAGCCTAGACTCCCTAGATGCACAGACGTTTGACAAAATCATTGGAAATCGTGGTACAAGCCGCTGGCAGCGTACCTGGGAGGGCATACAGAAAGCCTATGAGGTAGGGTTCAACCCCCTAAAATTAAACATGGTGGTGATTCCGGGGGTGAATGATGGGGACGTCTTAGATATGGCGGCCCTGAGCCTGGAGCGTCAATGGCATATTCGCTTCATTGAGTTTATGCCCATCGGCAATGGCCATTTATTTGAGGATAACGGTTGGGTTGCCTCGGAAACACTGCGGGAGCAAATCCGCCAACGCTGGGGTTTGGAGGCGGCCAGTGTCACCGGAGCCGGCCCAGCGGATATTTTCAAAATTCCGGGGGCCCAGGGAACTCTTGGGTTTATTAGTCAGATGTCCGAATGTTTCTGCGATCGCTGTAATCGGATGCGACTGTCGGCCGATGGCTGGCTACGTCCCTGTTTACTCAATGAAACGGGGCAACTCAATCTACGCAATGCCCTACGGGAGGGAGTTCCCCTCTCTCAACTTCGAGAACAAGTCCAAACCCTTCTACAGTTAAAGCCGGAGATTAACTTCAAGGAACGAGATATGGGCAACCGTTCCGGAACCTATCAACGCACCATGTCACAAATTGGCGGTTAAAGTTTTCCCGGTTCTAGGCGGGTTCCATTGGCAAAGTCCCAGCCTGACTGGGTTTTCTTACCGGCCAGTTGCACCTCCTGAAGTAACAAGAGACCCTCTCCAGTTTGCACCACGGGCCCCAAGTTTTTGATAATGTCCACCACGTCCCCCGGTTCTCTAGACTCAGGGTTGAGGCGATCGCCCCAGGAGCGCAATTGTGCTACCAATTCCTCGGGAAGTTGCTCATAGTATTTCTCCCCCAAGGGAACCGTGGCCTTGACTTTCAGGGACTGTCCTCGGAATTGAGTGACTGCATTGGGATAGAAGCCGCAAACCTGATTATGGAGGGCGATCGCCGGCCGCGTCCAATCCAACTCATAATCCGACTTCTCAATCAGCCGCGCATAGGTGGCCGCCTCATCCTCTTGAGGGGTTCCTTGCAGTGTTTTCGCCTCTAATCCCTGCAAGGTTTCGATCAGCAGGGAACCACAGTCTTGAGCCAAGTGTGCGGCGACATCCCAGGCGTTATCGAGTAGGTGAATCTCTAGAGAGGACTTCAGTAACATTGCCCCCGTATCCATTCCCACATCCATCTGCATGGTGGTCATGCCGGTTTGGGCTTCTCCATGGTACAAACACCATTGAATGGGAGCGGCTCCCCGATATTTGGGTAAGAGGGAACCGTGACCATTAATACAGCCGAGTCGGGGCATGTCTAAAATCTCTTGGGAGAGAATTTGTCCATAGGCCACCACCACGAAAAAATCCGCTTGACTATTGCGCAATTTGTCAAGGGTTTCAACATCTTTCTTAATCTTTTGCGGTTGCCAAACAGGAATCCCTGCTTCAACGGCTACAGTTTTGACGGGGGAAGGAATTAAGGTTTTTCCCCGTCCCCGGCGTTTGTCGGGCTGCGTTACCACCGCTGACACCTCAAACTCGGGATGCTCGATTAAGGTTTTGAGGCTGGGGACAGCGAATTGGGGGGTTCCTAGGAAGATGAGGTTCATAAGAAGGGAACAGGGAACGGGGAACAGGGAAGATAAACAACGTAGGGGCGTACCCTTGTGGTCGCCGTAGGGGCGTACCCTTGTGGCACTGGTGTCAAGTTAAGGGGTGAGACCAGACCTGACGGGAGATAGCATCTTTCTTTCGTTGGCGCTTACGCCTAGCTTTAACCAGTCCGAAGGACTGGGCATATTGAACCAGAAAAGGAATGAGTTCATCATCCTCAACACGGCCCTGTTCCCGGGCGCGACTGAAAAAGTAAAGACTGCGGAAAACCATTTCCTGAGAAATGCGGTCAATGGGTTCATGTAAAGCCTCAGAGACCTGGGAACAGACGTCGGTAAGCACCGCATAGAAAATCCAGGTGGCATAAATCTGGATTTCAATGCCATTGGAGCCACCGACCCAGAGGTAAGCCAAACCTAACAAGCGTTTGGTCACGAGAAAGGCCTCCTCAATGCGCCAGCGTTGGCGATAAAGCTCGCTAACGTAGCGGGCGGACAAGACCTCGGGGTCAGTGACATTGGTCAAATAGCGGTAGATGGTTCCCTCCCAAGAGACGGACACCAGACGCACGGGATGGTGACAAGGATTAGAGCGGTATTGCCCTAAATCTATCAGTTCGTCACGAACGTAACGGTTTTGACCGAGTACCTTGAGATTCTTGTAAGCGGTTTTCTCCCGCAAGCGAGTCACAAAGAACTTGCCCGAATCGCTAAAGGCATCAAACCAAGGAAACTTAAAGAATCCCAGGTCAAACACCATTAAACCGCCCTTTGGCAGACGTTCGAGCAATGAGTCAGTCCAAAGCTTATCATTGGATTGGGCTTCAGGACTGTACCAGGCCGCCTGGGGGCGATGGTTGAAGGCATCGACCATCATCATCATCTTGCCGGCCAAGGGGGAGGTGGCTTTTTTGCCGCGATGACGATGCAGTTTCTTTTTTAAGGCTTCGAGGGTTGACCCGTCAGCTAGCCAAATGGCTGGGAACTTAGACCGCACCGGTCTCCAGAATGGCGAGACTTCCCCGGGCGCTGAGGATTGGTTCAAGCGCTCAATGACCTGCTCGAGCAAACTGGCAAACAGATGGGCCGGCAGGCTTTGTAATCTTTGGGATAGAGCCTGTTTACTGATGCGTTGAGCTTTCACCCAAAACAGTCCCTCCTGTTCTAGGGTTCGCAGCACTTCACTTAGCCCTGTCATTTGCCGGTAAACTAGGCTCAGGACAATCGCTGTCATCACCGGCAGGGTTAGAGTTCGCTCTCGTAACCGTCGTCCTTTGTTGCTTACGCTTTTGAGGGAGGCAAACGTTCCCGGACTTAACATCTCGAACAAGCGCTGCTCAATCGTCCGATTCACTGGTCCGGGCACTGAGCGATGTCGTCTGAAGTCCGGGTTTCCCGGTTTGTGATAGGTCTTCTTAGGCATCTTTTGTCCTGGCTAGCTAGTCCTTAGCCTATAAGCATTTTTCCCTTGGTCTCGGGTTGTTTACACTTTCTTGACTTTTCCACGATTTCCTTAACTTGACACCAGTGACCCTTGTGGTCGCCGTAGGTACCCTTGTGGTCGCCCTAGGCAATAGGGGAGTTAGGGTTTGACTCGGATTTCGATGCGGCGGTTGCGTTGGCGGTTGGCGGGACTGTTGTTGCTGGCGGCGAAGCGACTGGACCCGTGGCCGATGCTGACCCAGCGTAGGGGGGTCTCAGTGTTGCTGGCGAGGTATTGTTGCACTTGTTGGGCTTGTTCAAAGGTGCGGTCTAAACTGGCCTCGGCATCATCGGTGGCATCGAGATAGCCGCCAATATACACCGTTGCGCCTTCGAGGGTTTGTAGTTCATCAAGGAGGCGATCGAGGATGGTGGCTCGGGTGGGATCGAGGACTTCGCCACTGTCGGAGAATAAGACGTCACTGGGGAGGGTCAGGCGTAGGGGCATTCCTGGGGTTAGACGCGGTGCGACGGTGGCTGGGGGCGGCTCTACTAGGGACTGAAGCTCACTTAAGCGACTGGAGACGAGGGTGACTTGTGATTGTAGTTCTGCTTTTTCGGCCTCGAAATCTGAGCCATCCTCCTCCTCTTCGGGGGAGTCGTCTGGGCTTAACTCTGCCAGTTGACGATTGAGCTGGGTGACTTCGTCTTGTAGCTGTACGATGGCTTGCTGGAGTTGAGTGCGATCTAAGTCAGGAAGGGTTGGCTCAGCCGTTGTGGAGGGCGGGGGTGGGTTGGTGATCTGACGAATTTGGACCCGCCAGCGTTCGCTGAGGGGCTTTTCGGGGTTGGCTTGAGGGGATCGGTACCCCAAAACCAAGCCCGCTATCACCCCAACACTCAAACTCACTCCCAAGGTGAGTAGACGGAAGACCAAAACGGCGATCGCCCCTAGCCAAGAGCCAGAGGAGGGTGGGGGCGATGAGGTATTCGAACGAGCAACTCGACGGCGATCGCGCCGAGAGCGTGCAGAATTGGAATCAGGGGGAGGAGATTGAGTCATAGGGGATTAACGTCGTCCATCCCAGGGGCCAATTTGGATGGTTCCGCCAGGGGTAAAGACGACTCGAAACTCAGCAATGGGAACTAGGGTAACGCGATCGTCTTGAATCTCAACTCCCGCTGCCGGATTATAGAGGGAGTCAATGGGGAGTTCTCCAAAATAGATTGAGGCAGCACTGGAGAGGGGTTCATATTGGGTGATGCTGCCGTCTTCTGTGACCGCTAAACGGTAGTCCAAATTGCGATCGAAGACGGGGGTGCTGTCCCATTCGTCGTAGAGGGCATCTCGTACGTCAAAAATGAGTCGGTCAATGGTGGCGACATCGTTAATGCGCGGAGTGCGGCCAGGGGTGCTGGGATAGCCATCCCAAGGACTGACTTGTAGTACGCCATTGGAGCGAAAGACCACCTTGTACTCGGCTAGGGATTCCACGTCAGCACTTCCCCCAGTGACGGGAATATATAACAAGTCAGGTAGGGGAATTTCCTCCTCGAACTCGCGGGCGCGATCGCCGTCGGGCCGATAGCCAACGATCGCCCCATCTTGGCCAACGCTGACACGATAGACTAAGTCCTGGTCAAAGGTCGGTGAGGTCGTCCAGGCTTGATCGAGTTCATAATGCAGCTTATAGCGCAAGGCGGCTAAGAGATTGGGGTCGTCGATGGTGGGGACGGTGGGGGCTAACTCAGCCAGATTGACGGCGTTGTTATCTCCATTTGGGGGGGCATCATCGGCGGTTGGGGTCATGTCCCCGACCTCTTCCGAGTCCATCACGCCTTCGCGA
Proteins encoded:
- a CDS encoding IS4 family transposase, which codes for MPKKTYHKPGNPDFRRHRSVPGPVNRTIEQRLFEMLSPGTFASLKSVSNKGRRLRERTLTLPVMTAIVLSLVYRQMTGLSEVLRTLEQEGLFWVKAQRISKQALSQRLQSLPAHLFASLLEQVIERLNQSSAPGEVSPFWRPVRSKFPAIWLADGSTLEALKKKLHRHRGKKATSPLAGKMMMMVDAFNHRPQAAWYSPEAQSNDKLWTDSLLERLPKGGLMVFDLGFFKFPWFDAFSDSGKFFVTRLREKTAYKNLKVLGQNRYVRDELIDLGQYRSNPCHHPVRLVSVSWEGTIYRYLTNVTDPEVLSARYVSELYRQRWRIEEAFLVTKRLLGLAYLWVGGSNGIEIQIYATWIFYAVLTDVCSQVSEALHEPIDRISQEMVFRSLYFFSRAREQGRVEDDELIPFLVQYAQSFGLVKARRKRQRKKDAISRQVWSHPLT
- the moaA gene encoding GTP 3',8-cyclase MoaA, which produces MTPTVDYLRISLIDRCNFRCQYCMPDGDELDYVLQQNLLTRQELLSLLQEIFIPLGFRRFRLTGGEPLLRPDVVAIARDIAALPETEDLAMTTNGFLLAQLAQPLYDAGLHRLNISLDSLDAQTFDKIIGNRGTSRWQRTWEGIQKAYEVGFNPLKLNMVVIPGVNDGDVLDMAALSLERQWHIRFIEFMPIGNGHLFEDNGWVASETLREQIRQRWGLEAASVTGAGPADIFKIPGAQGTLGFISQMSECFCDRCNRMRLSADGWLRPCLLNETGQLNLRNALREGVPLSQLREQVQTLLQLKPEINFKERDMGNRSGTYQRTMSQIGG
- a CDS encoding DUF4335 domain-containing protein, which encodes MVVQRKYSLPGCTLIVEGLDEPNGAADSEESKRSCLSVLVSAECHVVGKPDALSGGKEFLDELTAAISDYTQSFLGMGKVAVESPKSWVTLTPLEGGLHRLNLRSPETSSGDPLQLDLTTLQLFDVVDVVDQLLSDRRTLPDRQLNLLPRNRRQAKNEEPVTQRAAPLALGVSSLLVAALALSPLPVPEVEPPREGVMDSEEVGDMTPTADDAPPNGDNNAVNLAELAPTVPTIDDPNLLAALRYKLHYELDQAWTTSPTFDQDLVYRVSVGQDGAIVGYRPDGDRAREFEEEIPLPDLLYIPVTGGSADVESLAEYKVVFRSNGVLQVSPWDGYPSTPGRTPRINDVATIDRLIFDVRDALYDEWDSTPVFDRNLDYRLAVTEDGSITQYEPLSSAASIYFGELPIDSLYNPAAGVEIQDDRVTLVPIAEFRVVFTPGGTIQIGPWDGRR
- a CDS encoding OmpA family protein, which produces MTQSPPPDSNSARSRRDRRRVARSNTSSPPPSSGSWLGAIAVLVFRLLTLGVSLSVGVIAGLVLGYRSPQANPEKPLSERWRVQIRQITNPPPPSTTAEPTLPDLDRTQLQQAIVQLQDEVTQLNRQLAELSPDDSPEEEEDGSDFEAEKAELQSQVTLVSSRLSELQSLVEPPPATVAPRLTPGMPLRLTLPSDVLFSDSGEVLDPTRATILDRLLDELQTLEGATVYIGGYLDATDDAEASLDRTFEQAQQVQQYLASNTETPLRWVSIGHGSSRFAASNNSPANRQRNRRIEIRVKP
- the fmt gene encoding methionyl-tRNA formyltransferase translates to MNLIFLGTPQFAVPSLKTLIEHPEFEVSAVVTQPDKRRGRGKTLIPSPVKTVAVEAGIPVWQPQKIKKDVETLDKLRNSQADFFVVVAYGQILSQEILDMPRLGCINGHGSLLPKYRGAAPIQWCLYHGEAQTGMTTMQMDVGMDTGAMLLKSSLEIHLLDNAWDVAAHLAQDCGSLLIETLQGLEAKTLQGTPQEDEAATYARLIEKSDYELDWTRPAIALHNQVCGFYPNAVTQFRGQSLKVKATVPLGEKYYEQLPEELVAQLRSWGDRLNPESREPGDVVDIIKNLGPVVQTGEGLLLLQEVQLAGKKTQSGWDFANGTRLEPGKL